One Urechidicola croceus genomic window, GTCAACAGAGAAGTAATGTTAGATTATTTAGAATTAAGCCAAGAAGAACTTAGTGAACTTTTAGAAGAATGTAATTATTCAGACTATTTTATAACTGAAGCAAGTGATATACAAATTATTGAAGCTGTACTTGAATGTTATGAAAATCATAAAGCAGTTAAAAAAGGTAGCACTAAAAAGAAAGAGTAATTAAAAATCATATAATCTATTGATTTTTAATTTATTAAACTTTTATTTCTTGTAAAGACCAACCATAATACTTATTTTTATAGTTCATCTCTTAAACTTAATTATTATGAATATCACATTATCACAAGCAGAAAACATTATTGCTATTGCCCAGAAAAAATCTAAAAGTATTGATACTAAAATGAATATTGCAGTAGTAGATTCTGGAGCAAATCTCGTTGCATTTGTCAGAATGGATGGTGCATGGTTAGGATCATTAGATATTTCAATTAAAAAAGCAAAAACAGCAAGATATTTTGATATGAATACTGGTATTATTGGTAGTCTTTCACAACCTGGTGGTTCGTTATATAATATTGAGCATTCAAATGGTGGATTAATAACATTCCCTGGTGGTGTGCCAATTAAAAATAAAAATGGAGTTATTATTGGAGCAATTGGTGTAAGTGGAAGTACTGTTGAAAATGATCATGCAGTTGCTGAGGCTGGAGCCGAAGCTCTTTAAAGAGCTCTTAAATAAAGTAAAAACTCCGCTCATCTGAGCGGAGTTTTTACTTTATTTAATTTTATAGATTTTTTTAGTTATTCCCTAAAATTAATGGTAGACCATCTTCTCCTCCACCAACTACAATTACTTTAGAGTTTGGTGATTCTGCCAACTTTAAAGTTGCTTCAATACCTTTGTCTTGTAAAATTTTATCAGTTAATGATGCACTTAAAATTTTATTGGCATCTGCTTTACCTTGTGCTTCTATTCTTTGTTTTTGGGCTTCTTTATCAGCAGTAACCAATCTAAATTCATATTCTAAAGATTCTTGCTCTTGTTTTAATTTACGTTCTATCGCTTCTTTAATTGTTGAAGGTAAAGTAACATCACGAATTAATATTTCATCTAATTCTAAATATTGATTTCCTATAATTTTTTTAGTTTCTTCATATATTTCTACTTGTATTGCATCACGTTTACTAGAATATAATTGTTCAGGTGTATATCTTCCTACAACACTTCTTGCTGCTGATCTAATGGTTGGTAAAATAATTCTTTGAATATAGTTTTCTCCAATTTCTTGATGTAATTTCCCTAAATCATTATAACGTGGCTTGAACCATGCAGAAGCATCTAATTGTATATCTAATCCATTTGATGAAAGTACTTTCATCTTTTCAAATAATTCTTGCTTTCTTACTTCATAAACATATACTTTATTCCAGGGTGCTACAATATGAAAGCCCTCGCCCAATGGTGGCTCATCAGTAACAACTCCTCCACCAAAAGTCTTATATAATACCCCTGCTTCTCCTGAACCAATCGTGACTGTTGATTTTGATAAAAATATTAAAGCAATAATTGCGATTGCTGCGATACCAATAATTCCTTTTGGTAATTGTAATTGTGGTTGTGCCATTTTATAAATAGTTTTTTTAAATTAATCCTTTATATTTTCGAATGAACCATTCTATGCTCAAAGATACAACTATTAAACCTAATAGCCATTTCCAATCTATAAGCGAATTATATTTAGTCTGTGTTTTTTGAATTGATTTAAACCTTTGGTCAGAAATAAAATTTTCTATAACTGATTTTGAATCATTTATAAAGTAAATTGATCCATCAGATTTTTGACTTATTTTTGATAATTTTGAAACATTTGCATTTGTAAATTGTTGTTCAACATCATATTCCAAAATTTTAAAACTTCCTTTTTCTAAAACGTTTTGGTTCTCAACTGTAACGCTAAAATCATAATCATCATTTTTTAAGCCAGATAATACAACTGCATAACTATTACCATTTAATGAAAATGGATATCGTTTTACAGCATTAGTACCTCTATTTTTAAGTGTTAACCATAATGATGCATTAGAATCAAACATGTAGTTTTTATCCATGTAATTTGCTATAATTTTAATTTCATCATTGGAAAAATAAAATGCATTATAATCTATATAAAGTCTTTTAGTTTGATTATTAGAAGATAAATATTGTACAATTTTGGATATAAAATTATCATAATCTATATATGACTGACTCTCAAGTTTAGAAGTCATTCGCCACCTCCAACTATTCTCACCAAATAATACCGCACCTCTCCTATCATTATTTTCATAGGTTGCCAATAATGGTTTTTCTGTAGAATAATTACCTATTTTCTGAAACAACAAGCTCTCATATGGAATTTTAAAATTCACTTCACCAAAAGCATCTAATACAGGAGAAAACTCATTAAAACCAATATCTTCAGTAACGAACGTACTAAATGCATTGTTAAAAACTGGATTGTAATTTTCTTTTTGATTTATTACATTTCTAGAAAAATTTGATTGTACTAAATTTAAAAAATTCCAATCTGTCTTTGAACCAGTTATAATGAACGAATTCAGTTTTTGAATTTCTAATTCTTTAAAAATAGCATTAAAGGCTTTTGTTGGTTGATAAAGTATAACCAATTGATATTCTTCAAGATTTAATTCTGATCCAATTCTTTTAATGACAACTTTTCGTTGTTTGTTACTTTCAATAGATTCTTTTAAAGAACCTATATCAGGATGTAAAAAAGATGTAAGTATTAATATTTTAGCCTGCTCATCAATAACTTCTACAACAAAATTCTTAGAATTATTGATTGTGTTTTTCTCATTGATTATAGGTTCAATCTTAGCAGTGTAATAATGAATTCCTGTTTCATTCGCTGGTAAATGAAATGAAATATTTTGTGAACTCTGTGTTTTTGAAAAACTTAAATTCTTACTAAATACTTTCAGATTTCCTTTATAAATTGAGAAATTACTTGATATTGAGTTTTCACCATCATAATTGAAAAATAACTCTACCGGAAATTTATTATTTAAATAAGTATATCTGTTTACATTTAATTGAGTAATTCTCAAATCAGAATGATATGTTGTATCTCCAACCACAACTGGAAATACTGGTTGTTTATAATTTAAATATTCATAATCAGCCCCTAAAGTTTGATTACCATCGGATATTAAAATTACTGGAGCAATTGTGTTTTTATATAACTCTGCAAATTGTTTAAACGGTTTTGAAATATTCGTTTGGAGTTTATTAAACTTTAAAGAATCTAATGGCTCAATATCACCGGAAAAAGAAAAATAATCAATATCAAATTTATTATTAATCTCTTTATTCAATTTTAAATCCTCAACAAAATCAATAACTTTAGTTTGTTCATCAAAATATTTTATTGAAGAAGAATTATCAACAGCAACAACCAATTTTGGTTTTATAGTTTCTATTTCTTCTTGTTCAATTTTTGGATTAATTAATAACAGTAACAATGAAAAA contains:
- a CDS encoding GlcG/HbpS family heme-binding protein, translating into MNITLSQAENIIAIAQKKSKSIDTKMNIAVVDSGANLVAFVRMDGAWLGSLDISIKKAKTARYFDMNTGIIGSLSQPGGSLYNIEHSNGGLITFPGGVPIKNKNGVIIGAIGVSGSTVENDHAVAEAGAEAL
- a CDS encoding prohibitin family protein — encoded protein: MAQPQLQLPKGIIGIAAIAIIALIFLSKSTVTIGSGEAGVLYKTFGGGVVTDEPPLGEGFHIVAPWNKVYVYEVRKQELFEKMKVLSSNGLDIQLDASAWFKPRYNDLGKLHQEIGENYIQRIILPTIRSAARSVVGRYTPEQLYSSKRDAIQVEIYEETKKIIGNQYLELDEILIRDVTLPSTIKEAIERKLKQEQESLEYEFRLVTADKEAQKQRIEAQGKADANKILSASLTDKILQDKGIEATLKLAESPNSKVIVVGGGEDGLPLILGNN
- a CDS encoding VWA domain-containing protein, whose protein sequence is MLLLLINPKIEQEEIETIKPKLVVAVDNSSSIKYFDEQTKVIDFVEDLKLNKEINNKFDIDYFSFSGDIEPLDSLKFNKLQTNISKPFKQFAELYKNTIAPVILISDGNQTLGADYEYLNYKQPVFPVVVGDTTYHSDLRITQLNVNRYTYLNNKFPVELFFNYDGENSISSNFSIYKGNLKVFSKNLSFSKTQSSQNISFHLPANETGIHYYTAKIEPIINEKNTINNSKNFVVEVIDEQAKILILTSFLHPDIGSLKESIESNKQRKVVIKRIGSELNLEEYQLVILYQPTKAFNAIFKELEIQKLNSFIITGSKTDWNFLNLVQSNFSRNVINQKENYNPVFNNAFSTFVTEDIGFNEFSPVLDAFGEVNFKIPYESLLFQKIGNYSTEKPLLATYENNDRRGAVLFGENSWRWRMTSKLESQSYIDYDNFISKIVQYLSSNNQTKRLYIDYNAFYFSNDEIKIIANYMDKNYMFDSNASLWLTLKNRGTNAVKRYPFSLNGNSYAVVLSGLKNDDYDFSVTVENQNVLEKGSFKILEYDVEQQFTNANVSKLSKISQKSDGSIYFINDSKSVIENFISDQRFKSIQKTQTKYNSLIDWKWLLGLIVVSLSIEWFIRKYKGLI